A single window of Sneathiella limimaris DNA harbors:
- the trxA gene encoding thioredoxin TrxA → MATTNVTDASFENDVLKNDGLVLVDFWAEWCGPCKAIAPALEELSNEMGGQVTIAKINIDQNPNTPTKYGVRNIPTMMLFKNGEVAATKVGASPKGQIESWIKSSS, encoded by the coding sequence ATGGCTACAACAAATGTAACAGATGCATCTTTCGAAAATGATGTACTCAAAAATGATGGATTGGTTCTGGTAGACTTCTGGGCCGAGTGGTGTGGCCCCTGTAAGGCAATTGCGCCAGCACTTGAAGAGCTTTCTAACGAAATGGGTGGTCAGGTCACGATTGCCAAAATCAATATTGATCAGAACCCAAATACACCGACCAAATACGGTGTTCGGAATATTCCAACCATGATGCTGTTTAAAAATGGTGAGGTTGCAGCAACGAAAGTTGGGGCATCTCCAAAAGGACAGATCGAAAGCTGGATCAAATCCAGCAGCTAA
- a CDS encoding alpha/beta fold hydrolase: MVKASCNGIELEYEVIGNQGDPVIILIAGLGFQLIDWPRAFCEKLANEGFQVIRFDNRDVGLSEKLDHFGIPNPVEIFQAKLAGNKPDVPYHLTDMAADVVALVDNLAISKAHIVGMSMGGMIAQLLAIHYPDRALSLTSIMSSSSDPSLPGPTEEAGAVLASAPQSQEKSDIIDFGLKVNSVIGSTGYPWNKVALEAHIGACIDRCYSPGGYMRQYSAVMAAPSRREELKRITARTLVIHGSADTLVQPACGEDVANHIPNSQFELVEGMGHDLSPDLCDHLADLILPHISYT, encoded by the coding sequence ATGGTAAAGGCGAGTTGTAATGGGATTGAGCTTGAGTATGAGGTTATCGGAAACCAGGGCGATCCTGTGATCATCTTGATAGCCGGTCTTGGGTTTCAGTTAATTGATTGGCCGCGTGCCTTTTGTGAAAAACTGGCAAACGAGGGTTTTCAAGTTATCCGTTTTGATAATCGGGATGTAGGATTGTCTGAAAAACTGGATCATTTTGGTATTCCCAATCCCGTTGAGATCTTCCAGGCAAAATTGGCCGGAAATAAGCCTGACGTTCCTTATCACCTAACAGACATGGCTGCAGATGTTGTTGCTTTGGTTGATAATCTTGCAATTTCGAAAGCACATATAGTCGGCATGTCAATGGGTGGTATGATTGCTCAGCTTCTTGCTATTCATTATCCAGATCGGGCGTTAAGCCTGACTTCTATCATGTCCTCTTCCTCAGATCCGTCTCTTCCCGGTCCCACAGAAGAAGCTGGCGCTGTTTTGGCATCGGCACCTCAGAGCCAGGAAAAATCAGATATCATTGATTTTGGGCTCAAAGTGAATTCGGTTATTGGGAGTACCGGTTATCCGTGGAATAAAGTAGCGCTTGAAGCCCATATTGGAGCCTGTATTGACCGATGCTACAGTCCGGGAGGATATATGCGGCAGTATTCGGCTGTCATGGCCGCGCCATCCCGAAGAGAAGAACTGAAAAGAATTACAGCAAGAACCCTCGTTATTCACGGTAGTGCTGATACCTTGGTCCAGCCTGCGTGTGGTGAGGATGTCGCCAACCATATCCCGAATAGCCAGTTTGAGTTGGTTGAAGGTATGGGACATGATCTATCTCCAGATTTATGCGATCATTTGGCGGATCTTATCCTGCCTCATATATCCTATACTTGA
- a CDS encoding AMP nucleosidase → MTGFLTNTTSGHGTALGLTKYETADDALAAIETLYSENVSKIKKRFKAFTEGDNTTPLDTAYYPYLGIEIGAQDINLTGRLAYGNLHSAGIFGTTLTRPELFKSYYREQIELIINNHEKPVYVGLSDRPIPLPFVVEKASSDVSAADVPSLQSIFPMPDLANINDTIANGTYTPAPGDPYPLALFTAERVDYSLLRLSHYTGTSPEHFQRFVLFTNYQRYVDEFIEYGKDQVKNGDQYRAFVEPGNVVTTNPNLQGEETEGGVAPSHLPQMPAYHLVSDHHEGITLVNIGVGPSNAKTITDHIAVLRPHCWLMVGHCGGLRRTQSLGDYVLAHAYVREDHVLDEDIHPSVPLPAIAEIQVALTDAVAAYSDGQANRAQLKEHFRTGTVYTTDDRDWELRHKELAQRFNQTKAIAIDMESATIAANGFRFRVPYGTLLCVSDKPLHGEIKLPGMANKFYQDRTAKHLRIGIETLRMLKENGIESMHSRKLRSFDEPAFR, encoded by the coding sequence ATGACTGGATTTCTGACAAACACAACGTCAGGACATGGTACAGCCCTCGGGCTCACCAAATACGAGACGGCAGATGACGCCCTCGCCGCAATCGAAACTCTTTATTCCGAAAATGTCAGCAAGATTAAGAAGCGCTTCAAGGCCTTCACCGAAGGAGATAACACAACTCCTTTGGACACTGCTTATTATCCATATCTTGGGATCGAGATTGGTGCCCAGGACATAAACCTAACGGGAAGGCTTGCATACGGAAACCTTCATTCAGCCGGAATATTTGGAACAACTCTTACCCGGCCTGAACTGTTTAAGAGTTACTACCGGGAACAGATTGAACTGATTATCAATAATCACGAGAAGCCTGTTTATGTGGGTTTAAGTGACCGCCCTATTCCGCTTCCGTTTGTTGTGGAAAAGGCATCTTCCGATGTATCCGCCGCAGATGTGCCATCCCTGCAAAGTATTTTTCCGATGCCAGATTTGGCTAATATTAATGATACTATTGCGAATGGAACCTATACACCAGCACCTGGCGATCCATACCCGCTTGCGCTCTTCACTGCGGAGAGAGTTGATTACTCGCTCCTTCGCCTTTCGCACTATACAGGCACCTCACCAGAGCATTTTCAACGCTTTGTTCTCTTTACCAACTACCAGCGCTACGTGGATGAGTTTATAGAATATGGCAAAGATCAGGTCAAAAATGGTGATCAATACAGAGCTTTCGTAGAACCGGGTAATGTGGTCACAACAAACCCTAACCTTCAGGGTGAAGAAACAGAGGGCGGCGTTGCCCCATCTCACCTCCCTCAAATGCCGGCCTATCATCTGGTCTCTGACCACCATGAAGGAATAACATTGGTCAATATCGGGGTCGGCCCGTCAAACGCGAAGACAATTACAGATCACATCGCGGTATTGCGGCCCCATTGCTGGTTAATGGTCGGTCACTGTGGAGGTCTCCGCCGGACCCAAAGTCTCGGGGATTATGTGCTGGCACATGCCTATGTCCGGGAAGATCACGTTTTGGATGAAGATATTCATCCGTCGGTCCCGCTTCCGGCAATTGCGGAAATTCAAGTGGCCTTAACGGATGCAGTTGCTGCCTATTCTGATGGTCAGGCAAACAGAGCCCAGCTAAAAGAACATTTCAGAACCGGAACGGTTTATACAACTGATGACCGGGATTGGGAGCTTCGGCATAAGGAACTTGCGCAGCGATTTAACCAAACCAAGGCAATCGCTATCGATATGGAGTCTGCAACAATCGCCGCAAACGGTTTTCGCTTCCGAGTTCCATATGGAACCCTGCTTTGCGTATCTGACAAGCCTTTACATGGCGAGATCAAACTGCCCGGTATGGCAAACAAATTCTATCAAGACCGGACAGCCAAACATCTGCGCATTGGAATTGAAACCTTACGGATGCTCAAAGAAAATGGCATTGAAAGCATGCATTCCCGAAAACTCAGAAGTTTTGATGAACCGGCGTTCCGCTAA
- a CDS encoding tRNA dihydrouridine synthase has product MKQTVTLAPMEGVVDQFMRDILTRVGGFDLCVSEFVRVSQELLPASVYYRYCPELLDGGKTAAGVPVHVQLMGGDASLLAESAEQVVALGAPGVDLNFGCPAKTVNRRDAGATLLQWPDRLNKIVSAVRKAVPDHIPVSAKMRLGFQDKSLYLDNAHAVEDGGAGKLTVHARTKLEGYKPPAHWEYLAPIREELKIRVIANGEIWTPDDFKACKSISGCEEFMIGRGAIARPSLAKEMKGELTDKFQWSDVEALLIHYNQLLLEMKSDHRRAGRLKQWIKLLSRTYDPTGALFANIRKLQDPDHILKVLGKPIAA; this is encoded by the coding sequence ATGAAGCAAACAGTAACCCTGGCCCCGATGGAAGGGGTCGTTGATCAGTTCATGCGTGATATTCTGACCCGGGTTGGCGGGTTTGATCTTTGCGTGTCTGAATTCGTACGGGTTAGTCAGGAATTGCTCCCAGCCAGTGTTTACTATCGCTATTGCCCAGAGTTACTTGACGGAGGCAAAACTGCTGCAGGCGTTCCTGTCCATGTACAGTTAATGGGCGGAGATGCCAGTTTGCTGGCTGAGAGTGCGGAGCAGGTAGTGGCATTAGGGGCGCCGGGTGTTGATCTGAACTTTGGGTGCCCAGCTAAAACTGTAAATCGCCGAGATGCCGGTGCGACGCTATTGCAGTGGCCGGATCGATTAAACAAAATTGTTTCTGCCGTTCGAAAAGCAGTTCCAGATCATATTCCGGTAAGCGCAAAAATGCGATTGGGGTTTCAGGATAAAAGTCTGTATCTGGATAATGCCCACGCTGTTGAAGATGGTGGCGCAGGTAAATTGACAGTTCATGCGCGAACCAAGTTGGAGGGGTATAAGCCACCTGCTCATTGGGAGTATTTGGCCCCAATTCGGGAAGAGCTTAAAATACGCGTTATAGCAAACGGCGAAATCTGGACCCCTGATGATTTTAAGGCATGTAAGTCGATCAGTGGCTGCGAAGAATTTATGATTGGCAGGGGTGCAATTGCCCGCCCAAGTCTTGCAAAAGAGATGAAGGGTGAGCTCACCGACAAGTTTCAATGGTCAGACGTTGAAGCTCTTCTGATTCACTATAATCAGCTACTTCTGGAAATGAAAAGTGATCATCGCCGGGCAGGCCGTCTCAAACAATGGATAAAGCTTTTGAGTCGAACTTATGATCCCACAGGAGCACTTTTCGCAAATATTAGAAAGTTGCAGGATCCAGATCATATCCTAAAAGTCCTAGGTAAACCGATTGCAGCCTGA
- a CDS encoding methyl-accepting chemotaxis protein, which yields MKLRNLSISKKLLISPIIFVIALVVLGILSISKSQSNLDTMEVLYTQAESKNGAAYRFQRDLQAFNGNLFRLISQVGAGVDEAILAEFRKQLLAYLQGANKSLADFIENGKYSEQEITLLEKLQGELTEYGKDVETVIEMTEIDPATAVVMMVSADDKFKVLYKTIDELVKVWQAEGKDRFETAIADGESGVQQFIVISVLAFLIAAGVTFLVIRMIRVPVQNLTTVMSELSQGNKEVDVPNHEDKDEIGEMARAVLVFKENAIEQERLQAEAEKHAEEEAERERIAQEEKLKRETAEREREQREAAEKQARADHVAKLIADFEQEVSQVMETVSLATRELQATANTMSNTAGSSQELAEGVASASTEASQNVQTVASAAEELSSSINEISRQVQQANEVSEKAVVEASNSTHSVSTLADTAKKISEVVDMINDIAGQTNLLALNATIEAARAGDAGKGFAVVASEVKSLANQTARATEEIAQQINDMQNATESAVSAIANIDSVINSIRQSTVGISSAIEEQSAATNEISRNVQEASNGTNQVSQKIGTVSEKASETGAAAQEVQSASVRLDELSQKLKRDIEGFLHEVRVA from the coding sequence ATGAAATTACGCAATCTGAGCATCTCTAAAAAGCTTCTCATTTCTCCCATAATCTTTGTCATAGCACTTGTTGTGCTCGGCATATTGTCGATCTCGAAAAGTCAGAGCAACCTGGATACTATGGAAGTGCTCTATACGCAGGCGGAGTCTAAAAATGGTGCAGCATACCGGTTCCAGCGGGATCTGCAGGCCTTTAACGGAAATCTATTCCGGTTGATTTCTCAGGTGGGTGCCGGTGTTGATGAAGCCATTCTCGCAGAATTCCGCAAACAATTGTTGGCCTATCTACAAGGGGCAAACAAGAGTCTCGCTGATTTCATCGAAAATGGAAAATACTCAGAACAGGAAATTACACTTCTTGAGAAGCTACAAGGCGAGTTGACTGAGTATGGTAAAGATGTTGAGACCGTTATTGAAATGACGGAGATTGATCCAGCGACTGCTGTTGTCATGATGGTTAGCGCTGATGATAAGTTTAAAGTTCTGTACAAAACTATTGATGAATTGGTGAAGGTTTGGCAGGCCGAAGGAAAAGACCGGTTTGAAACAGCGATCGCGGATGGCGAAAGCGGTGTCCAGCAATTCATTGTGATTAGTGTCCTCGCTTTTCTCATTGCTGCGGGCGTAACTTTCTTGGTCATCCGAATGATTCGGGTTCCTGTACAGAATTTGACAACAGTCATGTCTGAGCTGTCTCAGGGTAACAAGGAAGTCGACGTTCCCAACCATGAAGACAAGGATGAAATCGGCGAAATGGCGAGAGCCGTTCTGGTCTTTAAAGAAAATGCTATTGAGCAAGAACGTTTGCAGGCTGAAGCTGAAAAACATGCTGAGGAAGAAGCCGAAAGAGAGCGGATTGCTCAGGAAGAAAAACTCAAGCGTGAAACGGCTGAGCGTGAACGTGAACAGCGTGAGGCTGCTGAGAAGCAGGCGCGTGCGGACCATGTTGCTAAACTGATTGCTGATTTCGAGCAGGAAGTCTCTCAGGTGATGGAAACTGTTTCACTGGCAACCCGTGAATTGCAAGCAACTGCTAACACCATGTCCAATACTGCCGGTAGCTCTCAGGAGTTGGCAGAAGGTGTGGCTTCTGCTTCCACGGAAGCTTCACAGAACGTGCAGACCGTTGCTTCTGCAGCCGAGGAGCTAAGTTCGTCTATCAATGAGATTAGTCGTCAGGTCCAGCAAGCTAATGAGGTATCTGAAAAAGCGGTTGTTGAAGCTAGCAACAGCACTCATTCAGTCTCTACACTGGCCGATACTGCTAAAAAGATCAGTGAAGTGGTTGATATGATTAATGACATTGCCGGGCAGACCAACCTGCTTGCGCTAAACGCGACGATCGAAGCGGCACGTGCTGGCGATGCTGGTAAAGGCTTTGCGGTTGTGGCTTCTGAAGTGAAGAGCTTGGCAAATCAGACCGCTCGGGCTACTGAGGAAATTGCTCAGCAGATCAATGATATGCAGAACGCTACGGAAAGTGCTGTTTCTGCGATTGCGAATATTGACTCTGTGATTAACAGCATCCGTCAGTCAACAGTTGGAATTTCTTCTGCGATTGAAGAGCAAAGTGCGGCAACCAACGAAATCTCTCGGAATGTTCAGGAAGCCAGCAATGGTACAAACCAGGTTTCTCAGAAAATTGGTACGGTCTCTGAAAAAGCGAGTGAGACAGGGGCAGCTGCACAGGAAGTGCAATCTGCTTCAGTTCGCCTCGATGAACTTTCTCAGAAACTGAAACGCGATATTGAAGGCTTCCTTCACGAAGTTCGTGTTGCCTGA
- a CDS encoding GntR family transcriptional regulator has product MTSDSPYTQRMSLYLKVANVLRNRILTGRWRKGDQLPNIMDLCDEFDVGRITVRQALHLLADEGFIDSKRGKGTFVISETGSGEAKKPRTAPFSSTPQKIEIISIGEPEPLPSRAVYGFKTYDRYVCVRKLHYHEEYPFCLMDIYVEETLFKKLPLDQMTKKTIAALIHKYSDIPINSAKQILKIGIADYENAAILNVDMSSPIAEFDRLFCSEDEHIISTGHYLYRGDLFQMETDHKGDPIFDMPSGWMPELKTQ; this is encoded by the coding sequence ATGACGTCAGATAGTCCTTATACTCAACGGATGTCTCTTTATCTGAAGGTCGCAAATGTCCTTCGAAACAGAATCCTGACTGGCCGGTGGCGAAAAGGGGATCAACTGCCAAATATAATGGATCTATGTGATGAGTTTGACGTTGGCAGAATAACTGTTCGTCAGGCGCTTCATTTATTGGCTGATGAAGGCTTTATCGACAGCAAACGAGGAAAAGGAACCTTTGTCATTTCTGAGACCGGTTCCGGCGAGGCGAAAAAGCCTCGAACGGCTCCGTTTTCCAGCACGCCTCAAAAAATAGAAATCATCAGTATTGGCGAACCAGAACCGTTACCCAGTCGCGCAGTATACGGCTTTAAGACCTATGATCGATATGTCTGTGTGCGCAAACTTCATTATCATGAAGAATACCCATTCTGCCTGATGGATATCTATGTTGAAGAGACTCTTTTTAAGAAGCTTCCCTTAGATCAAATGACGAAAAAGACCATTGCGGCTCTCATCCATAAATATTCGGATATCCCGATTAATAGCGCTAAGCAGATCCTTAAGATCGGAATTGCTGATTATGAAAATGCAGCAATCCTGAATGTGGACATGTCTTCCCCAATCGCCGAATTTGACCGGTTATTCTGTAGCGAGGACGAACATATCATCTCGACAGGACATTACCTTTATCGAGGAGATTTGTTCCAAATGGAAACTGATCACAAAGGTGACCCAATTTTTGACATGCCAAGTGGATGGATGCCAGAACTGAAAACCCAATAA
- a CDS encoding acyclic terpene utilization AtuA family protein has protein sequence MQTVTQDADVIRIANCSGFYGDRLSAAKEMVEGGPIDVLTGDYLAELTMSILFGQQRKNPEEGYVGTFLKQLRDVLTTCLEKNIKIVSNAGGLNPSGLAAEVEKLAAELGLDCKVAYVDGDNLIPRLPDLLKKGEQFTNIDTGEHLNPDKVKPATANAYLGGWGIKQALDLGADVVIAPRVTDAAVVLGPAAWKFNWSRTDYDALAGAVAAGHLIECGAQVCGGNYAFFEEVPSFKNVGFPIAEIERDGSFTITKHDGTGGLVSVGTVTAQLLYEINDPAYKNPDVISHFDTLTLEQTAPHRVRVSGCKGSAPPKSHKVCFNMMGGYKNSMELLLTGLDIEKKAEVFTETLFDLVGGKDQFDEVSIELIRTDKEEATCNEEAFASLRISVKSQNPKLVGRIFSAKIIELALANYPGFAGRGAPGGGGPFVMHWPALIDSSHITEKVHFNGDTIEVLPTSQLEPDEFLAQSVPVDLKPEPAGPLESIHFGRIFGTRSGDKGGAANIGVWAKTDEAYSWLYHNFTEEKFKALMPDVAGYEVKRFDLPNIKSLNFMIYGILGDGVAANNRIDGQAKTMGEYLRSRKIEVPKSLIPRQEVA, from the coding sequence ATGCAGACTGTTACCCAAGATGCGGATGTTATCCGCATCGCCAATTGCAGTGGCTTTTATGGGGACAGATTAAGCGCTGCCAAGGAGATGGTTGAAGGTGGACCTATTGATGTTCTGACTGGCGACTATCTGGCCGAACTGACCATGTCCATCCTCTTTGGCCAGCAGCGCAAAAATCCGGAAGAAGGATATGTTGGTACATTTCTGAAGCAACTCCGTGACGTGCTGACGACCTGCCTCGAAAAAAATATCAAGATTGTCTCTAATGCTGGCGGCCTAAATCCTTCTGGCCTCGCTGCGGAGGTGGAAAAACTTGCTGCTGAATTGGGCCTGGATTGCAAGGTTGCCTATGTGGACGGAGATAACCTTATTCCCCGACTACCAGATCTTCTGAAAAAGGGAGAGCAGTTTACAAATATTGATACAGGTGAACATCTAAATCCTGACAAAGTGAAACCAGCTACAGCAAATGCCTATCTCGGGGGTTGGGGTATAAAACAGGCGTTAGATCTTGGAGCAGATGTCGTTATTGCCCCCAGGGTAACCGATGCAGCGGTGGTGTTAGGTCCTGCCGCGTGGAAGTTCAATTGGTCCAGGACCGACTACGATGCGCTTGCAGGGGCGGTTGCGGCAGGTCATCTAATTGAATGCGGCGCTCAGGTTTGTGGTGGAAATTACGCCTTCTTTGAAGAGGTTCCTTCTTTCAAAAATGTCGGCTTTCCAATTGCAGAGATTGAACGGGACGGCAGTTTCACCATCACAAAGCATGATGGCACTGGCGGTCTGGTCTCTGTCGGAACCGTCACAGCCCAGTTGCTGTATGAAATCAATGATCCTGCTTACAAAAATCCGGATGTTATTAGTCATTTTGACACCCTAACACTGGAGCAGACCGCTCCTCACAGGGTGCGGGTTAGCGGATGCAAAGGAAGCGCCCCACCAAAATCCCATAAAGTGTGCTTTAACATGATGGGTGGCTATAAAAACAGCATGGAGCTTTTACTGACGGGCCTGGATATCGAAAAGAAGGCAGAGGTATTTACCGAAACCCTATTTGATCTGGTTGGGGGGAAAGATCAGTTTGATGAGGTCTCTATAGAGCTAATCAGGACGGATAAGGAAGAGGCAACTTGCAACGAAGAAGCGTTTGCGTCTCTTCGGATCTCAGTAAAGTCGCAAAACCCAAAACTGGTCGGCCGCATTTTTTCAGCCAAAATCATCGAACTGGCGCTGGCGAATTACCCCGGTTTTGCGGGTCGCGGAGCTCCTGGCGGTGGCGGACCATTTGTGATGCACTGGCCAGCATTGATCGATAGCTCCCATATTACTGAAAAGGTTCATTTTAACGGGGATACTATTGAAGTCCTTCCAACCAGTCAGCTTGAGCCCGATGAGTTTCTCGCCCAGAGCGTGCCCGTAGATCTAAAACCAGAGCCTGCCGGGCCTTTGGAGAGCATTCATTTCGGCCGAATTTTCGGGACCCGATCTGGGGACAAAGGGGGTGCTGCGAATATCGGTGTATGGGCAAAAACGGATGAGGCCTATTCATGGCTTTATCACAACTTTACAGAAGAAAAATTCAAAGCCCTAATGCCCGACGTGGCAGGTTATGAAGTAAAAAGGTTTGATCTTCCGAACATTAAATCCCTGAATTTCATGATCTATGGAATCCTGGGAGATGGGGTTGCCGCCAACAACAGAATTGATGGCCAGGCCAAGACTATGGGGGAATATTTACGGTCCCGAAAAATAGAGGTCCCTAAAAGCCTGATACCGAGGCAGGAAGTCGCTTAA
- a CDS encoding permease gives MSEVISPVPENNSCCGPANSSAKTSFQKINQILSALGTPIFGILAILIILAVSVPEDFQSHLTFISSNLLSIAPFLLLSVGIAAYLKATGADQIVSSVFRGNPVKSILVASLFGALSPFCSCGVIPLVAALLASGVPFAPVLAFCISSPIMDPEMFILTAAELGTDFALVKTAAAIGIGLLTGLVTLLIGKTGFLENGLKDIARPKCGAAPIEKPSIHWAFWKQSGLTQKFGTESKNSLWFLGKWLTFAFVLESLMVSYVPAETITSLLGAENSLSLLYAAIIGVPAYLNGYAAIPLVDGLLELGMSPATGLTFMLAGSATSIPAAVGIWSLLKPKLFSLYVGFAFVGALLGGWIYSLAL, from the coding sequence ATGAGTGAAGTAATCTCCCCAGTCCCTGAGAATAACTCCTGCTGTGGACCAGCCAACTCATCCGCTAAAACCAGTTTTCAAAAGATCAATCAGATCTTGTCAGCGTTGGGAACACCAATTTTTGGTATTCTGGCGATACTGATTATCTTGGCTGTTTCAGTTCCAGAAGATTTTCAGTCACATCTGACCTTCATTTCATCCAATCTGCTTTCCATCGCGCCCTTTCTCCTCCTTTCAGTGGGGATTGCAGCCTACTTAAAGGCAACAGGGGCGGATCAGATTGTCTCCTCTGTCTTTCGGGGAAACCCCGTCAAAAGCATCCTGGTTGCCTCTCTATTTGGGGCTCTCTCTCCTTTCTGCTCCTGTGGTGTAATTCCACTTGTTGCGGCGCTATTAGCCTCCGGTGTTCCTTTCGCGCCGGTATTGGCCTTTTGCATTTCCTCACCGATCATGGACCCGGAAATGTTTATCCTCACGGCGGCTGAATTAGGGACAGATTTTGCCTTAGTCAAAACAGCGGCTGCGATTGGCATCGGCTTACTAACCGGCCTTGTTACCCTGCTCATCGGGAAGACTGGTTTCCTTGAAAACGGTCTCAAAGACATTGCACGCCCCAAATGTGGCGCAGCACCTATTGAGAAGCCGTCTATCCATTGGGCTTTCTGGAAACAGTCTGGATTAACCCAGAAATTTGGGACCGAATCCAAAAACTCTCTTTGGTTTCTTGGAAAATGGCTGACTTTTGCATTCGTTCTTGAAAGTTTGATGGTTTCCTATGTTCCCGCCGAAACGATTACCTCATTGTTAGGAGCTGAAAACAGCCTATCGCTCCTCTACGCAGCTATAATCGGCGTTCCTGCATACCTGAACGGTTATGCAGCCATTCCATTAGTCGATGGTCTATTGGAACTCGGGATGTCACCAGCCACCGGTCTGACCTTTATGTTGGCTGGAAGTGCAACGAGCATTCCAGCAGCAGTTGGAATTTGGTCCCTACTAAAGCCAAAACTCTTCAGCCTATATGTCGGGTTTGCTTTCGTCGGTGCGTTACTTGGCGGTTGGATCTACAGCCTTGCGTTATAA
- a CDS encoding ArsR/SmtB family transcription factor — MAKSLAELGNETRLEIFRILIKAEPKGLNISGIKEKLDIPASTLAFHLKGLVDAGLVYQTKEGRSVCCRANLERVNTIIRQLIEDCCLDNLELEHE; from the coding sequence ATGGCAAAATCCCTAGCCGAACTGGGAAACGAAACACGCTTAGAGATATTCCGTATTTTGATAAAAGCGGAACCTAAAGGGTTAAACATTAGCGGGATCAAGGAGAAGCTTGATATTCCCGCTTCAACACTGGCGTTTCACCTCAAAGGCCTGGTTGATGCAGGGCTCGTGTATCAGACGAAAGAAGGAAGATCCGTCTGTTGCAGAGCCAACCTTGAAAGGGTGAATACGATTATCCGTCAACTGATCGAGGACTGCTGCCTCGACAATCTGGAGCTCGAACATGAGTGA
- a CDS encoding NAD(P)H-dependent flavin oxidoreductase — MKTRFTEAFGIEHPIIQGGMQWVGRAELIAAVANAGALGCLTALTQPSPEDLTKEIARVRDMTDKPFAVNFTILPTLKPVPYDEYMDAIIQSGVKIVETAGNNPKDHMPKLKAAGIKVIHKCTSVRHALSAERHGVDAISIDGFECAGHPGEDDTPGLILIPRAADQLEIPIIASGGFADGRGLAAALALGADGINMGTRFMATKEAPVHENIKKRMVEADELQTTLILRSLRNTSRMFTNEVSQKVVAMEAEGKGIEEIGPVASGQKGRLVYETGDENAGVWSAGMCIGLINDIPSVEELVTRIVKEAEDLINERFKKIVA; from the coding sequence ATGAAAACAAGATTCACTGAAGCTTTTGGTATTGAACATCCAATTATTCAAGGTGGTATGCAGTGGGTTGGCCGGGCCGAACTGATCGCTGCTGTTGCCAATGCCGGCGCGCTGGGATGCTTAACGGCTCTTACTCAGCCGTCTCCTGAGGATCTCACTAAAGAAATTGCTCGTGTTCGGGATATGACTGATAAGCCGTTTGCGGTCAATTTTACGATCCTCCCCACCCTGAAACCGGTCCCATATGATGAATATATGGATGCCATTATTCAGTCTGGGGTGAAGATTGTTGAAACTGCTGGAAATAACCCGAAAGACCACATGCCAAAACTAAAGGCTGCTGGGATTAAGGTTATCCATAAGTGTACTTCTGTTCGACATGCTCTGTCAGCCGAGCGTCATGGAGTTGATGCTATTAGCATTGATGGTTTTGAATGCGCCGGTCACCCCGGAGAAGATGATACACCAGGATTGATCCTGATCCCTCGTGCGGCGGATCAGTTGGAAATTCCGATCATTGCTTCGGGTGGGTTTGCTGATGGTCGTGGTTTGGCAGCAGCGCTCGCCCTTGGTGCTGATGGTATCAACATGGGGACCCGCTTTATGGCGACGAAGGAAGCCCCCGTTCATGAGAATATCAAGAAACGTATGGTTGAAGCGGACGAGCTGCAGACAACACTGATCTTAAGGTCTTTGCGGAATACTTCGCGGATGTTTACGAACGAGGTCTCGCAAAAAGTTGTGGCCATGGAGGCCGAAGGTAAGGGAATTGAAGAAATTGGTCCTGTTGCCAGCGGGCAAAAAGGACGACTTGTTTATGAAACAGGGGATGAGAACGCAGGTGTTTGGTCAGCTGGTATGTGCATTGGATTGATCAACGATATTCCATCCGTTGAAGAACTGGTTACGAGAATTGTGAAAGAAGCAGAAGATCTGATCAACGAACGGTTCAAGAAAATCGTTGCGTAA